The following coding sequences are from one Dreissena polymorpha isolate Duluth1 chromosome 8, UMN_Dpol_1.0, whole genome shotgun sequence window:
- the LOC127840579 gene encoding uncharacterized protein LOC127840579, translated as MNRSYPCASFWNSPRVKFINFIDYEEAIDNVDRQFILRQPRHYGKPENVINIIRKSHVEMPLKSIHVRQLTDGFEVRSPERQSCMLSHFLLVIESGMTTAKDHKQIGIVCTLWKLLEDLDFAEDLALLSNSLQQMQKMA; from the coding sequence ATGAACAGATCGTATCCCTGCGCATCATTTTGGAACAGCCCAAGAGTGAAATTCATCAACTTCATCGACTATGAGGAGGCAATCGACAACGTTGACCGGCAGTTCATCTTGAGACAACCGAGACACTACGGAAAGCCAGAAAATGTAATCAATATCATCAGGAAGTCTCATGTAGAGATGCCCCTCAAAAGTATTCATGTCAGACAGCTCACCGACGGCTTTGAAGTAAGGAGCCCGGAGAGACAAAGCTGCATGCTCTCACATTTCCTGCTGGTAATAGAAAGCGGCATGACGACCGCAAAGGATCACAAGCAAATCGGAATTGTGTGCACACTTTGGAAGCTGTTGGAGGACCTTGACTTTGCCGAAGATCTGGCTCTTCTCTCCAACTCATTACAACAGATGCAGAAAATGGCCTAA